AAAATCGCCCCGCACACCACCACGACCAGCCCTGCGGGATAGCGATGACTTCGCAAAAGGAACAACGTGACAACACCAAAAATCACTCCGGACACGACAGACATGGGGATTGGACCAATGGCCTGCACCGCGAGAAACGGCTCGACCGCGCCACGCAATTCCTGAAATGGATTAGACCCGACGACCAAAGATGCGCCCTTGGATAACAGCAAGACCCCGGTGGCAAGCTGAACCCCACGAATCACGGATCGAGGCACGATTCTGGCGACAGTTTTAACCAATCCGGTGGCGCCGAGAATCAAAAGGATTGCGGCCAACAACAGACCGGAAGCGGAAATCACGCCGGGAGACAACGCCAACGCGATACCATAGGCGGAAACCACTTTCATGGGCTGCACGGCAATGGGCACCCGATAATATGATCCCGCGACGACATACATCAACCCAACGGTCAAAAAAAGCCCGGTAGCGGACAGACCATTTATCATGATCAGCCCGAAAGCCAAGGGGAGCAAGGTGCCCAAGTCTCCGACCGAACCGGCCCATTCCATCCTGTCAAAGCTGATTTTCATAACGCCATCCTCTCAATTTTCTTCACATGATATGTGGAATTTATAGGCTTGGCACACAGAAGGCAAGACCGTTTATTGACTTCATCCCGGCTTTCCATGACAATCCGACCACACATTCGAAAGCCCAGTTTTCAGGAGCATCAATGAAAAAAGAGCCTATCAACAAACGGGACATGCAGCGGTATCAACTGCAAGCCACATCCATCATCGAAACCCTGCCGTACATTACCGAATTTTACGGCAAGACTATTGTCATCAAATACGGTGGCAACGCCATGATCGACGAAGAGCTGAAACGCGCATTTGCCCTGAACATCATCCTCCTCAAATATATCGGTATTCACCCCGTTGTCGTCCACGGCGGCGGCCCGCAAATCGGCGAGATGCTCAACGCACTCAACATCGAATCCCATTTCAGAGAAGGATACCGAGTGACGGACAAGGCCACCATGGACGTGGTTGAAATGGTCTTGGTCGGCAAGGTGAACAAAGAGATCGTCAATCTCATCAACCTGCACGGAGGCCAAGCCGTGGGGCTTTCTGGCAAAGACGGCACCCTCATTCAGGCTGAGCCCAAGGAATTGGCCATTGAAAAGGCCGACGCGCCACCGGAGATCATCGATCTCGGCAAAGTCGGCGAAGTAACCTCAGTCAACACCAAGCTTATCGATTCCCTGTTGAGAGACGGCTTCATTCCGGTTATCGCGCCGGTTGGAGTGGATGAAAAAGGCGAGACATACAATATCAACGCGGATTCCGTGGCCGGAGCCGTTGCCACTGCCATGGGAGCCAAACGATTGTACCTGTTGACCGATGTTCCGGGCCTGCTTGATGCGGACAAGGAACTCGTCTCCACTCTGACAGCCAAAGAAGCCTTCGAAGCCATTCGGAACGGCGTGGTTACCGGCGGCATGATTCCAAAAATCAAATGCTGCTTGGAAGCCATGGCAAGCGTTGAAAAGACCGCGATCATCGATGGTCGAATCGAAAACTGCATCCTGCTGGAACTCTTCACGAAATCCGGCATCGGCACTGAAATCATCAATTAGGAAAATCATGAATCACGGTTTCTTCACCATTATCAGTCGAGAAGAGTTCGTCGGTCTGCTCAGGCAGTTTTCACCGCTGGCACCCGAAATAAAAAGCCTGACCCGATCCGCCGGGCGCGTTCTGGCCAACGACATCGTGGCACAACATGACTGGCCGTTGCAGGATCGCTCCTGCATGGACGGATTCGCGGTCAACGCCAGAGACATCTTTGGTGCAACTGAGTCGAATCCCGGCTACCTGGAATGTGTGGCGAGCCTGTCCATCGAGACCATGCCGGACATTGAGCTGAACCCGGGAGAATGTGCCCGGATTGCCACGGGCGGCGTACTCCCACGCGGGGCCAATGCCGTGGTGATGGTGGAGCACACGCAGGCCATGGAAGCCGACACCACAATGGGCACTATTGAAATCCGCAAGAGCGTGGCTCCGGGCGAAAATGTCATGCAACGCGGTGAAGATGCACGCAAGGACGCGGTCGCTCTTGCTGCCGGGACAACGGTCCGTCCACAGGAAATAGGCCTTGCCGCCGCCCTCGGATTCGAAGAAATTTCCCTGCGACGCCGTCCTCGGGTCGGTATTCTATCCACGGGTGACGAACTCATCGAGATCAACGAGACCCCGAATCCGGGACAGGTCCGAGACGTCAACTCCCTGACCATCGCCGCGTTGGTCAAACAGGCAAACGGCAAACCCACCCGGTACGGCATTATCAAGGATGACCTTGAAAGCCTGAGCCGCGCTCTGAAAAAGGCCCTTGAAGACAACGACATGGTCTTGTTGTCCGGTGGCAGTTCCATCGGGGTTCGAGACTTGACGGTTCAGGCCATCGAATCCATGAAGGATGCCGAAATTCTGGCCCACGGCGTGGCACTCAGTCCGGGCAAGCCCACCATTCTGGGACGGGTCGCCGACAAACCGATTCTCGGACTGCCCGGACAAGTCACGTCTGCACTCGTGGTCATGCACGTCCTCGTCTTGCCGCTCGTTCGTCATCTGCAAGGCGATGACAGCGGATTCACCACCCTGAACCGAGCCAGACGCAAGGCCGTCCTCGCCAGAAATGTGGCCTCCAAGCCCGGACGCGAAGACTATATCCGCATCCGGCTGGAAGAACGAGACGGACAGCCTCCCTTGGCCCACCCTGTCTTGGGAAAATCCGGCCTGCTACGAACCATTGTCCAAGCGCAGGGCCTTGCCGCCATTCCAGCGGATTCCGAAGGGTTGTACAACGGGGAATTGATTGACGTATGGATCATCTAAGGAACTGATAAACAAAAGCTTTGATTAAAAACGCTGTTTCTGTCCATCGAGTTCGAGAATATTCCATCCGTCCTGTCCCTTCATCAAGGCAAACACGGAATCATCGTCCAGATTTTGATCCAGGTCCGCCACCTGCACCCGATAGGAGCCGAACACGCGGACCTCGGCCACATCCTCATGCAGGTACACGAGATCAAACCGGAGTCCTGACGGGTCCACTTCTGCCGTGCGCAAAATTTTATAGGTCCCGCGTTGTCGTTGGATCTGTTTGAAGACCTCGAACTGAAAATCGAACTGGTCACGCACATGGGGAGCGAACAGTGTATGATAGGCATCGGCCAATGACGTTTGCATGACATAAAACGAACGCAGCAGGTCCTTGATCTCTTCCGGCACTTCATTGGTCAGATCGGCCGGCGGCAAAGACGGAATATTTTTGACGCTGGTCTCGTCATCACCTTGGGTTGGTGACGCCATGAGAGTCAGGTAAAATTTGATCTCTGACACGGCCAATTTCTGCTGGCCCAGCAGGCCGCCTTTCGGAAAAACTTCATCCACGACAATGCGAAAGGATTTGACCGGTTTTGACTGGCATTCGATAACCTGTTCACCAGCTTCATCGCGAAGCCAGAACGGGCTTTCCGAACCATCAGGGTACACGATGCGGCCCGACCGAATCCGTCGAAATTCCTTGAATCGCCCTTCTGCCTGATGCCCATTGAAAATGCCCAGTCGCGCCACTCTCACCGGCACCGGAAAAGCAAAATTCATCCATTGCCCGACCCCGGAGCTGGCACTTCCACCAACCCACGCCGTTGCCGGGTCCGCATCCAGCAGATTCTCAGGAGCATAGGACAAGGCATGGTCCAATCTGAAGCTGGAGACAGACACTTCCACTTCCAAAGCCGCCGCAGGACGCGCCAAGCCCACCAGCAAAAACAGTATCAAGATGAAACAGGTATATCGCATGGCTCTCTTCCTACCACGCTTGCCACGTTCGGTCCTCTATAAATTTACCCACTCCAAATGAGGGGGAGGAAGAGGCCTCCGGCGGCCCCTCGCCGGGGTGGCGTCTTCGACGACCAGAGAACCTTTTGAAAAAGGTTCTCTGGACTCTCCAAAACTTTTTGGGTCGCTTCGCGAGGGCTGTCGGCAGCGTGCGTTCGTGTGACTCTTGAAGAGGCGTTGTAAAAAATAGTATTTTTTACAGACTCTATTAAAAAAACCTACAACGTATTTTCCTGTAGAATCCTCTTACTTCTTTAACCATCCCCTCTTCTATCCTTCTTATCTCTTCAATCTCACCAACGAATGACGTGGGGCCTCGCCGAAGGCGCGATAAAAAGTTCTGGAAAGGGAGTCCAGAGGGAAAACCTCTTCCAAGAGGTTTCCCCTCTGGCCGTCGGAGACATCTTCTCCCTCCCCTCGCCGGGGTGGCGTCTTCGACGACCAGAGAACCTTTTGAAAAAGGTTCTCTGGACTCTCCAAAACTTTTTGGGTCGCTTCGCGAGAGCTGTCGGCAGCGTGCGTTCGTGTGACTCTTGAAGAGGCGTTGTAAAAAATTCCATTTTTTACGGACTCTATTGAAAAATCTTAAAAACTGTTTTTCTACAAAATCCTCTTACTTCTTTAACCATCCCCTCTTCTATCCTTCTTATCTCTTCAATCTCACCCAACGAATGACGTGGGGCCTCGCCGAAGGCGCGATAAAAAGTTCTGGAAAGGGAGTCCAGAGGGAAAACCTCTTCCAAGAGGTTTCCCCTCTGGCCGTCGGAGACATCTTCTCCCTCTCCTCGACAAGTGTTGTTGATGGGGAAAAGATAAAAAAAAAGGGAAGCCGTTTGGCTCCCCTCGATTTTTCGATCCGCAGTGACTAATAGCGGTAGTAGTCCGGTTTGAAGGGACCTTCTTTTTCGACACCGATATAATCAGCCTGTTCTTTGGAAAGCGTATCAAGCGTCACACCCAGACGAGCCAGGTGCAGTCGAGCGACTTCTTCGTCCAGTTTCTTGGGCAGAATCATGACGGTGGGTTCGTACTCGTTTTTGGCCAAATCCATCTGGGCCAGAACCTGGTTGGTGAAGGAGTTGGACATCACGAAACTCGGATGGCCAGTGGCGCAACCAAGGTTGACCAGACGACCTTCAGCCAGGACGATCAGGGATTTGCCGGACGGCAGCGTCCATTTGTCAACCTGCGGCTTGACTTCCTTTTTCACGCATTCGGGGTTGCCTTCAAGATGCAGCATTTCGATTTCGGAATCAAAATGACCGATATTGCACAAAATGGCTTCGTCCTTCATGGCGTCCATGTGCTTGCCGGTCACCACATGGTAGTTGCCGGTGCAGGTCACAAAAATATCACCACGGGAGGCCGCATCGTTCATGGTCGTGACTTCAAAACCCTCCATGGCCGCCTGCAAGGCGCAAATCGGATCGATTTCAGTGACCAGTACGCGAGCACCGAAACCACGCATGGACTGAGCGCAGCCCTTGCCCACGTCGCCATATCCGATGACAACCACCACTTTGCCAGCGATCATCACGTCTGTAGCACGCTTGATACCGTCAGCCAGGGACTCTCGGCAGCCGTACAGGTTATCGAACTTGGACTTGGTCACGGAATCGTTGACGTTGATGGCCGGGAAAAGCAATTCGCCATTGCGCTGCATTTCGTACAGACGGTGGACACCAGTGGTGGTCTCTTCCGAGACACCACGGATGACCTTGGCAATATTGGTCCACTTCGTGGGATTCGCGTCATAAGAAGCCTTCAGGCGATTCATGACGATCTGAAATTCCTGAACATCATAGGTCTTGTCGAACAAGCTGGGATCTTTTTCGCATTTGACACCCTGATGAACGAGCAGCGTGGCGTCACCACCATCATCCACGATCAAATCAGGACCGGAACCGTCAGGCCAGGTCAAAGCCTGCTCCGTGCACCACCAGAAGTCGTCCAGGGTTTCACCCTTCCAGGCAAAAACCTTGGCCATGCCGGAATCCGCAATGGCGGCGGCAGCGTTATCCTGGGTGGAAAAAATATTGCAGGATGCCCAACGCAGATCAGCACCGAGTTCGTACAGGCACTTGATGAGCATGGCGGTCTGAATGGTCATGTGCAAGGAACCCATGATTTTCAAACCTTTCAAGGGTTTTTCTTCGCCATATTTGTCGATCAGGGCCATGAGACCGGGCATTTCCCGCTCGGACAACTGCATTTCCATGAGGCCCCATTCGGCCAGAGACAGGTCTGCGACCTTGTTTTCGCATTTCGGGTCGACAGGTAGTACGTTCTTGGACATTCATTTCCTCCCAATAGAGTCTTGGTTTTTATTTTTTCTCGGCCTCGTAGAGGACAACCACGAGACCCATGTTGACGATAAATTCCGTGACAGCTGTCACATCAAATCGTGCTTTCTCCAACCACTCGACCATCTTTTCCCGTGGGATACCGAGTCGGCGATCTCCATACTCACTCCGCATCCGCTCATTTTCATGTTGGTCGAATTCGGCGATTATCAACCGCCCACCGATCTTGAGCACACGGCTTATTTCCGTGAGCGCATCAAGTGGCCGCGCCAAATGATGCAAGACCAGCGACACGACCGTACAGTCGGCTTCCCAATCCCGGAGGGGCAGATGCGTCATTTCCCCGATGCGCAACGACATGGACGTGTCCTGCGAAAAACGGGCTTCGGCCAGTTCCAGCATCTTGGGCGAGTTGTCCACCCCGATCACGATGTCCGACGTCTTGGATAAAATTTCAAGCATGTCACCGGGACCACACCCGATGTCCGCAGCACAGGTACATTCTGGCAACCGAACCTGTATTTCCCTGCCCAGATTCAATTCACCAAGAACCTCGGCGGTCATGCGATCCCAATCCGACGCAATGTCATCAAAGAATTGCCGCGTCTCAGCGGTCCGCTCGCGAATCACTCTGTCGGCCCGGTTCCGATCCCGTTGAAAATCAGACTCCCCGGCCAATAGTGAACCAATACCATCAAGGAATTCACGCCCCTGACCTTCTTCACTCGCCCGGTAAAATGCCCACAGCCCATCACGACGAACATCCACCAGACCAGACTCGGATAAAATTTTGAGATGCCGAGAAATTCGGGACTGGCCCATTTCCATAACCTGCACGATTTCACCAACATTCAATTCATATTCTAACAGAACGTTGACAAGTCTCGCGCGGGTGTCGTCTGATAATGCTTTACAATATTTGATTATTTCCATGCGCTTTACCTTATATCAGGATATCTTGATATACTGAACAAACCTTCTCTACCTCATGAAGTAGCAGCCGGTCAAGCCCTCTGGCCGGGACTTTGCGTTGCCCTGACGCGTGTCATAGTCTATAGGATGATTCATACTATATACCGGAGGAAGAATGAGTAAACGTGTTCACATCTTTTTGATTTTTGCCTTGGCCGCACTCCCACTGACGGGATGTGGTGTCGCGACACAAAACATCCCTGTTTCCAGTAATCCCAGTGGTGCGCAGGTCTTTGCCGACGGAATGCAAACCTGCACAACGCCGTGTTCTGTGGAATTGGAAAAAACGCAAGCGCACATACTGACATTGAAAAAGCCCGGCTATCGGCAGGCAGATGTCCAGATATCACAAAAATACGACACTGGCGGCGTGACCCGTGACGCGGTTCAATCCGGCATGTCCAGTTCTTCAATGGGCAGTTCGGTCGAAGGGTCCATTGCAGGTGCGCTTCTTTCTGCCGAACAAGATGAGGCCAGTGGCAACGCGTATGTGCTGACACCAAGCAGTGTTGTCGTCACGCTGGTGCCGGACTGCAAAACAGGCACCGCACAACCGCAGCAGGGCACCGTCCAAACAACCGAACCCGCCACCATTGGCTCTGCCATCGAAAAAGACCCTGTCGGTGTTGGCGAAGAAGTCCTGAAGGAAGCCGCCGTGGCCGCGCCGACCATTGGGACCGAAAAAGAAATAAGTCACCACTCTCACACCTCCACTCACCACAACAGTGACGGGTCCATGTCACAACATTCATCCTCCAGCTCGGTCAGCGTGGGTGTTCATGTCAACCCGGTAGAAGCGGGACTGGATGCACTCGAATTCCTCGAAGGTGCAGAAAAAAAAGAAGCTGACACCACAAAATAAGTTCTTCGACACCAATCCCCACTCTGGCACTGGCCTTTGACCTTCGTCCAAGGCCAGTGCCTGTTAAGGTATCCGTCTCAACCATATGCCTTCGCCTTCCGTGGAGTGCCCTTTATCACTGCCCATTTCACCCACCATCACAGCCCGAAAAGCCACCACTCTTTCTGCTCGATATCCCGTCCAAATCAGCGCACAACCCCGAACGGTCAATTCACTGATAATGCTTGCCCTCACCCAATGAAATTGCGATA
This genomic window from Pseudodesulfovibrio sp. JC047 contains:
- the argB gene encoding acetylglutamate kinase; the protein is MQRYQLQATSIIETLPYITEFYGKTIVIKYGGNAMIDEELKRAFALNIILLKYIGIHPVVVHGGGPQIGEMLNALNIESHFREGYRVTDKATMDVVEMVLVGKVNKEIVNLINLHGGQAVGLSGKDGTLIQAEPKELAIEKADAPPEIIDLGKVGEVTSVNTKLIDSLLRDGFIPVIAPVGVDEKGETYNINADSVAGAVATAMGAKRLYLLTDVPGLLDADKELVSTLTAKEAFEAIRNGVVTGGMIPKIKCCLEAMASVEKTAIIDGRIENCILLELFTKSGIGTEIIN
- the glp gene encoding gephyrin-like molybdotransferase Glp, which produces MNHGFFTIISREEFVGLLRQFSPLAPEIKSLTRSAGRVLANDIVAQHDWPLQDRSCMDGFAVNARDIFGATESNPGYLECVASLSIETMPDIELNPGECARIATGGVLPRGANAVVMVEHTQAMEADTTMGTIEIRKSVAPGENVMQRGEDARKDAVALAAGTTVRPQEIGLAAALGFEEISLRRRPRVGILSTGDELIEINETPNPGQVRDVNSLTIAALVKQANGKPTRYGIIKDDLESLSRALKKALEDNDMVLLSGGSSIGVRDLTVQAIESMKDAEILAHGVALSPGKPTILGRVADKPILGLPGQVTSALVVMHVLVLPLVRHLQGDDSGFTTLNRARRKAVLARNVASKPGREDYIRIRLEERDGQPPLAHPVLGKSGLLRTIVQAQGLAAIPADSEGLYNGELIDVWII
- the ahcY gene encoding adenosylhomocysteinase, with product MSKNVLPVDPKCENKVADLSLAEWGLMEMQLSEREMPGLMALIDKYGEEKPLKGLKIMGSLHMTIQTAMLIKCLYELGADLRWASCNIFSTQDNAAAAIADSGMAKVFAWKGETLDDFWWCTEQALTWPDGSGPDLIVDDGGDATLLVHQGVKCEKDPSLFDKTYDVQEFQIVMNRLKASYDANPTKWTNIAKVIRGVSEETTTGVHRLYEMQRNGELLFPAINVNDSVTKSKFDNLYGCRESLADGIKRATDVMIAGKVVVVIGYGDVGKGCAQSMRGFGARVLVTEIDPICALQAAMEGFEVTTMNDAASRGDIFVTCTGNYHVVTGKHMDAMKDEAILCNIGHFDSEIEMLHLEGNPECVKKEVKPQVDKWTLPSGKSLIVLAEGRLVNLGCATGHPSFVMSNSFTNQVLAQMDLAKNEYEPTVMILPKKLDEEVARLHLARLGVTLDTLSKEQADYIGVEKEGPFKPDYYRY
- a CDS encoding metalloregulator ArsR/SmtB family transcription factor, whose translation is MEIIKYCKALSDDTRARLVNVLLEYELNVGEIVQVMEMGQSRISRHLKILSESGLVDVRRDGLWAFYRASEEGQGREFLDGIGSLLAGESDFQRDRNRADRVIRERTAETRQFFDDIASDWDRMTAEVLGELNLGREIQVRLPECTCAADIGCGPGDMLEILSKTSDIVIGVDNSPKMLELAEARFSQDTSMSLRIGEMTHLPLRDWEADCTVVSLVLHHLARPLDALTEISRVLKIGGRLIIAEFDQHENERMRSEYGDRRLGIPREKMVEWLEKARFDVTAVTEFIVNMGLVVVLYEAEKK
- a CDS encoding PEGA domain-containing protein, which gives rise to MSKRVHIFLIFALAALPLTGCGVATQNIPVSSNPSGAQVFADGMQTCTTPCSVELEKTQAHILTLKKPGYRQADVQISQKYDTGGVTRDAVQSGMSSSSMGSSVEGSIAGALLSAEQDEASGNAYVLTPSSVVVTLVPDCKTGTAQPQQGTVQTTEPATIGSAIEKDPVGVGEEVLKEAAVAAPTIGTEKEISHHSHTSTHHNSDGSMSQHSSSSSVSVGVHVNPVEAGLDALEFLEGAEKKEADTTK